One genomic window of Conger conger chromosome 9, fConCon1.1, whole genome shotgun sequence includes the following:
- the anln gene encoding anillin isoform X3: MDPFTEKLLERTRARRENLQKKMADRPTPAGRQTAKRAREPLAETNGPGAGSSAGSSAGSSVGPADCAPPPSKPSPSKRRCSSENDRPVAGAENREPPVAMPIEPLTDKKPPIGPGSLRSASSLERQVVRPAPSVEREPVRPAPSVERQVVRPAPSVEREPVRPAPSVERQVVHPAPSVEREPVCPAPSVERQVIRPAPSVEREPVCPAPEMDRREAGPAPSGMKSRLQRLAEQRHHWDNEAPSDGAQDSPPAPLSPVQAHRQEAVAADPTPVSTETPVGRRGRLANLAAVIGSWDDDLAPAGRHNAQGQPGTVCSSSLSSAVPTAKPSSATQPHAQPRPTHPSTSAASPSLQQVPQSPVKSGRAGLPEPRCAPQVRVGVSSSPQKSFLSSGPAAVHSGSPQKTAPSPAPLSQTRPNNQTPGRQLDPGPQPRSSATSATRPPLSVTPAATATATPLQKGGAATPGVKSFLERFGERCQERSSGKGSPGPADASPAVAPGNRLLQERLRHAPVVTATADLALKQKQEREKELAQIRGRFQKGNVWKSSDRDAAKEQQSVEIKTVQSPVEEEPTAPPVDTRSTASEPSPKEEPQALEREEFPMEKRVEESSDDDEEREVHAAGEVVREIEMNVDGQNSSDVIDQLFEGVLEESKERREEEEEEEEEEDDDEDQDPLNISSMSLLTPLAETVAAVVKSPEIKLMTSTPAGSFCESSPSDSASRPSRFQRARVLHALQDQGGSEEPNLPYSIDAYRSTRIKEAERPHVRQVIVRKEDVPQKGEEPVRPPHINIKQKMKVLSNEMNMQQTVIHQASQALNCCTDQEHGKGSQVEAEAERLLLIATERRSALKAELDRLKGEGPAGQRKGSAPSRAQDDDGVSASKGSVTLQELRLPLKADFICSAANKPETANYYFFIMIRAGAENTVATPLASTRSALSGDALSFSTMFSLPEVSSDFEIDVEVYCLVQKRELCSDKKKKANKSKILWRHVHQVHEACFSAITPKRLLTSITKSGLQTPVMASPGGPNAVRTSNFTLLGSHKLSLASIGKNKFPLEKVPFLCPLEGHVYLRLQCEVGSCIEDRGFLTMFEDVSGFGAWHRRWCVLSGYCISYWTYPNDEKCKNPIGRINLANCTSRKVEPANREFCARPNTFELITVRPQREDDRETLVSRCKNTMCVTKNWLSADTKAERNLWMQKLNQILLDLRMWQPDSCYRPL; encoded by the exons ATGGATCCATTTACCGAG AAGCTTCTGGAACGCACGCGGGCGCGCAGAGAGAATCTGCAGAAGAAGATGGCGGACCGGCCCACGCCCGCCGGCCGGCAGACGGCCAAGAGGGCCCGAGAGCCGCTGGCCGAGACCAACGGGCCGGGCGCGGGGTCCAGCGCGGGGTCCAGCGCGGGGTCCAGCGTGGGGCCGGCGGACTGCG ccccGCCCCCCAGTAAGCCGTCGCCGTCCAAACGCCGCTGCTCGTCTGAGAACGACCGCCCGGTCGCCGGGGCGGAGAACAGGGAGCCGCCGGTTGCCATGCCGATCGAGCCCCTGACCGACAAGAAGCCCCCGATTGGCCCTGGAAGCCTTCGCTCTGCCTCCTCGCTGGAGCGACAGGTCGTTCGCCCCGCCCCCTCAGTGGAGAGGGAGCCTGTTCGCCCCGCCCCCTCAGTTGAGCGACAGGTCGTTCGCCCCGCCCCCTCAGTGGAGAGGGAGCCTGTTCGCCCCGCCCCCTCAGTTGAGCGACAGGTCGTTCACCCCGCCCCCTCAGTGGAGAGGGAGCCTGTTTGCCCCGCCCCCTCAGTTGAGCGACAGGTCATTCGCCCAGCCCCCTCAGTGGAGAGGGAGCCTGTTTGCCCCGCCCCTGAGATGGATCGAAGAGAAGCTGGCCCCGCCCCTTCTGGGATGAAGTCCCGCCTGCAGAGACTGGCTGAGCAGCGACACCACTGGGACAATGAAG CTCCCTCTGACGGTGCCCAGGacagcccccctgcccccctctccccagtgcaggcacacagacaggaagcggTCGCAGCTGACCCCACCCCCGTCTCCACGGAGACGCCCGTGGGGAGGCGGGGCCGGCTGGCCAACCTCGCGGCCGTGATTGGCTCCTGGGACGACGACCTCGCCCCCGCGGGCAGACACAATGCACAAGGGCAGCCTGGTACCGtctgctcttcctctctgagCTCCGCCGTGCCGACCGCCAAACCCAGCTCCGCCACCCAGCCCCACGCCCAGCCCCGACCCACACACCCCAGCACCAGCGCCGCCAGCCCCTCCCTGCAGCAG GTACCCCAGTCCCCTGTGAAGTCGGGCAGGGCGGGGCTGCCTGAGCCCAGGTGTGCCCCCCAGGTGAGGGTGGGCGTGTCCTCCAGCCCCCAGAAGAGCTTCCTGTCCAGCGGCCCtgctgcagtgcattctgggagcccCCAGAAAACCGCTCCCTCTCCAGCACCTTTGTCCCAGACTCGCCCAAATAACCAGACCCCTGGCCGCCAGCTCGACCCGGGACCCCAACCCCGCTCCAGCGCCACCAGCGCCACCAGACCGCCGCTGTCCGTCACGCCTGCTGCCACGGCGACGGCCACACCCCTGCAAAAAGGAGGCGCAGCAACCCCCG GTGTGAAGTCCTTCCTGGAGCGTTTCGGGGAGCGGTGTCAGGAGCGTTCCTCCGGCAAGGGCTCCCCTGGCCCGGCCGACGCCTCGCCTGCCGTCGCCCCCGGCAACCGCCTGCTGCAGGAGCGCCTGCGCCACGCCCCCGTCGTCACGGCGACCGCCGACCTCGCCCTCAAGCAGAAACAG GAGCGGGAGAAAGAACTCGCCCAAATCCGCGGCCGCTTCCAGAAGGGCAACGTGTGGAAGAGCAGCGACCGAGACGCCGCTAAG GAGCAGCAGTCCGTGGAGATCAAAACCGTACAGTCGCCGGTTGAGGAGGAACCCACAGCGCCACCTGTGGACACTAGGAGCACTGCTTCTGAACCCAGCCCCAAAG aagaACCTCAGGCTTTGGAGAGAGAAGAGTTTCCAATGGAGAAGAGGGTTGAAGAGTctagtgatgatgatgaggagagagaggtgcatgctg CGGGCGAGGTTGTGCGCGAGATCGAGATGAACGTGGACGGGCAGAACAGCTCGGACGTCATCGACCAGCTGTTCGAGGGAGTCCTGGAGGAGAGCAAGGAacggagggaggaggaggaggaggaggaggaggaggaggatgatgatgaagatcaaGATCCCCTGAACATCTCCTCCATGTCCCTCCTGACTCCGCTGGCTGAGACGGTCGCTGCTGTGGTGAAGAGCCCCGAGATCAAGCTGATG ACCTCCACCCCGGCCGGCTCCTTCTGTGAGAGCAGCCCCTCCGACAGCGCCTCCCGCCCCTCACGCTTCCAGAGAGCGCGCGTgctccacgccctccaggaccaggggggCAGCGAGGAGCCAAACCTGCCCTACAG CATCGATGCGTACCGGTCCACCCGCATCAAGGAGGCGGAGCGCCCTCACGTGCGTCAGGTGATCGTCAGGAAGGAGGACGTCCCTCAGAAGGGGGAGGAGCCTGTGCGCCCGCCTCACATCAACATCAAGCAGAAGATGAAG GTGCTGAGTAATGAGATGAACATGCAGCAGACGGTGATCCACCAGGCCAGCCAGGCGCTGAACTGCTGCACCGACCAGGAGCACGGCAAGGGCTCACAGGTGGAGGCTGAGGCAGAGAGACTGCTGCTCATCGCCA CTGAGAGGAGATCCGCCCTGAAGGCGGAGCTTGACCGTCTGAAAGGGGAGGGCCCCGCGGGTCAGAGGAaaggctccgccccctccagagCCCAGGATGATGACGGAGTCTCCGCCTCCAAGGGCTCGGTCACCCTGCAGGAGCTCCGCCTCCCCCTGAAGGCCGACTTCATCTGCTCCGCTGCCAACAAACCAG AAACGGCCAACTACTACTTCTTCATCATGATCCGGGCCGGAGCGGAGAACACCGTGGCCACGCCGCTCGCCAGCACGAGGAGTGCTCTGAGTGGAGACGCCCTCAGCTTCTCCACCATGTTCAGCCT CCCAGAGGTGTCCAGTGACTTTGAGATCGACGTGGAGGTTTACTGCCTG GTCCAGAAGAGGGAGCTGTGCTCCgacaagaagaagaaggccAACAAATCAAAG ATTCTGTGGCGGCATGTTCATCAGGTCCACGAGGCCTGCTTCTCG GCCATCACTCCTAAACGGCTGCTCACCTCCATCACA aagagCGGTCTGCAGACTCCAG TGATGGCCAGCCCTGGGGGACCCAACGCTGTGCGCACCAGTAACTTCACCCTGCTGGGCTCCCACAAGCTCAGCCTGGCCTCCATCGGCAAGAACAAGTTCCCCCTGGAGAAG gtaccCTTCCTCTGCCCCCTGGAAGGACACGTGTacctgagactgcagtgtgaggtGGGGTCCTGCATCGAGGACAGGGGCTTCCTG ACGATGTTTGAGGACGTGAGTGGGTTTGGCGCTTGGCACAGGCGCTGGTGTGTGCTCTCCGGGTACTGCATCTCCTACTGGACCTACCCCAACGACGAGAAATGCAAG AACCCCATTGGCCGGATCAACCTGGCCAATTGCACGAGCCGGAAGGTGGAGCCAGCCAATCGGGAGTTCTGTGCCCGCCCAAACACGTTTGAGCTCATCACGGTGCGGCCGCAGAGAGAGGATGACAGGGAGACGCTGGTCAGCCGCTGCAAGAACACCATGTGTGTCACCAA
- the anln gene encoding anillin isoform X1 — MDPFTEKLLERTRARRENLQKKMADRPTPAGRQTAKRAREPLAETNGPGAGSSAGSSAGSSVGPADCAPPPSKPSPSKRRCSSENDRPVAGAENREPPVAMPIEPLTDKKPPIGPGSLRSASSLERQVVRPAPSVEREPVRPAPSVERQVVRPAPSVEREPVRPAPSVERQVVHPAPSVEREPVCPAPSVERQVIRPAPSVEREPVCPAPEMDRREAGPAPSGMKSRLQRLAEQRHHWDNEAPSDGAQDSPPAPLSPVQAHRQEAVAADPTPVSTETPVGRRGRLANLAAVIGSWDDDLAPAGRHNAQGQPGTVCSSSLSSAVPTAKPSSATQPHAQPRPTHPSTSAASPSLQQVPQSPVKSGRAGLPEPRCAPQVRVGVSSSPQKSFLSSGPAAVHSGSPQKTAPSPAPLSQTRPNNQTPGRQLDPGPQPRSSATSATRPPLSVTPAATATATPLQKGGAATPGVKSFLERFGERCQERSSGKGSPGPADASPAVAPGNRLLQERLRHAPVVTATADLALKQKQEREKELAQIRGRFQKGNVWKSSDRDAAKEQQSVEIKTVQSPVEEEPTAPPVDTRSTASEPSPKEEPQALEREEFPMEKRVEESSDDDEEREVHAAGEVVREIEMNVDGQNSSDVIDQLFEGVLEESKERREEEEEEEEEEDDDEDQDPLNISSMSLLTPLAETVAAVVKSPEIKLMTSTPAGSFCESSPSDSASRPSRFQRARVLHALQDQGGSEEPNLPYSIDAYRSTRIKEAERPHVRQVIVRKEDVPQKGEEPVRPPHINIKQKMKVLSNEMNMQQTVIHQASQALNCCTDQEHGKGSQVEAEAERLLLIATERRSALKAELDRLKGEGPAGQRKGSAPSRAQDDDGVSASKGSVTLQELRLPLKADFICSAANKPETANYYFFIMIRAGAENTVATPLASTRSALSGDALSFSTMFSLPEVSSDFEIDVEVYCLVQKRELCSDKKKKANKSKILWRHVHQVHEACFSAITPKRLLTSITKSGLQTPVMASPGGPNAVRTSNFTLLGSHKLSLASIGKNKFPLEKMNVAGLEIQLLSDMFQYKVPFLCPLEGHVYLRLQCEVGSCIEDRGFLTMFEDVSGFGAWHRRWCVLSGYCISYWTYPNDEKCKNPIGRINLANCTSRKVEPANREFCARPNTFELITVRPQREDDRETLVSRCKNTMCVTKNWLSADTKAERNLWMQKLNQILLDLRMWQPDSCYRPL, encoded by the exons ATGGATCCATTTACCGAG AAGCTTCTGGAACGCACGCGGGCGCGCAGAGAGAATCTGCAGAAGAAGATGGCGGACCGGCCCACGCCCGCCGGCCGGCAGACGGCCAAGAGGGCCCGAGAGCCGCTGGCCGAGACCAACGGGCCGGGCGCGGGGTCCAGCGCGGGGTCCAGCGCGGGGTCCAGCGTGGGGCCGGCGGACTGCG ccccGCCCCCCAGTAAGCCGTCGCCGTCCAAACGCCGCTGCTCGTCTGAGAACGACCGCCCGGTCGCCGGGGCGGAGAACAGGGAGCCGCCGGTTGCCATGCCGATCGAGCCCCTGACCGACAAGAAGCCCCCGATTGGCCCTGGAAGCCTTCGCTCTGCCTCCTCGCTGGAGCGACAGGTCGTTCGCCCCGCCCCCTCAGTGGAGAGGGAGCCTGTTCGCCCCGCCCCCTCAGTTGAGCGACAGGTCGTTCGCCCCGCCCCCTCAGTGGAGAGGGAGCCTGTTCGCCCCGCCCCCTCAGTTGAGCGACAGGTCGTTCACCCCGCCCCCTCAGTGGAGAGGGAGCCTGTTTGCCCCGCCCCCTCAGTTGAGCGACAGGTCATTCGCCCAGCCCCCTCAGTGGAGAGGGAGCCTGTTTGCCCCGCCCCTGAGATGGATCGAAGAGAAGCTGGCCCCGCCCCTTCTGGGATGAAGTCCCGCCTGCAGAGACTGGCTGAGCAGCGACACCACTGGGACAATGAAG CTCCCTCTGACGGTGCCCAGGacagcccccctgcccccctctccccagtgcaggcacacagacaggaagcggTCGCAGCTGACCCCACCCCCGTCTCCACGGAGACGCCCGTGGGGAGGCGGGGCCGGCTGGCCAACCTCGCGGCCGTGATTGGCTCCTGGGACGACGACCTCGCCCCCGCGGGCAGACACAATGCACAAGGGCAGCCTGGTACCGtctgctcttcctctctgagCTCCGCCGTGCCGACCGCCAAACCCAGCTCCGCCACCCAGCCCCACGCCCAGCCCCGACCCACACACCCCAGCACCAGCGCCGCCAGCCCCTCCCTGCAGCAG GTACCCCAGTCCCCTGTGAAGTCGGGCAGGGCGGGGCTGCCTGAGCCCAGGTGTGCCCCCCAGGTGAGGGTGGGCGTGTCCTCCAGCCCCCAGAAGAGCTTCCTGTCCAGCGGCCCtgctgcagtgcattctgggagcccCCAGAAAACCGCTCCCTCTCCAGCACCTTTGTCCCAGACTCGCCCAAATAACCAGACCCCTGGCCGCCAGCTCGACCCGGGACCCCAACCCCGCTCCAGCGCCACCAGCGCCACCAGACCGCCGCTGTCCGTCACGCCTGCTGCCACGGCGACGGCCACACCCCTGCAAAAAGGAGGCGCAGCAACCCCCG GTGTGAAGTCCTTCCTGGAGCGTTTCGGGGAGCGGTGTCAGGAGCGTTCCTCCGGCAAGGGCTCCCCTGGCCCGGCCGACGCCTCGCCTGCCGTCGCCCCCGGCAACCGCCTGCTGCAGGAGCGCCTGCGCCACGCCCCCGTCGTCACGGCGACCGCCGACCTCGCCCTCAAGCAGAAACAG GAGCGGGAGAAAGAACTCGCCCAAATCCGCGGCCGCTTCCAGAAGGGCAACGTGTGGAAGAGCAGCGACCGAGACGCCGCTAAG GAGCAGCAGTCCGTGGAGATCAAAACCGTACAGTCGCCGGTTGAGGAGGAACCCACAGCGCCACCTGTGGACACTAGGAGCACTGCTTCTGAACCCAGCCCCAAAG aagaACCTCAGGCTTTGGAGAGAGAAGAGTTTCCAATGGAGAAGAGGGTTGAAGAGTctagtgatgatgatgaggagagagaggtgcatgctg CGGGCGAGGTTGTGCGCGAGATCGAGATGAACGTGGACGGGCAGAACAGCTCGGACGTCATCGACCAGCTGTTCGAGGGAGTCCTGGAGGAGAGCAAGGAacggagggaggaggaggaggaggaggaggaggaggaggatgatgatgaagatcaaGATCCCCTGAACATCTCCTCCATGTCCCTCCTGACTCCGCTGGCTGAGACGGTCGCTGCTGTGGTGAAGAGCCCCGAGATCAAGCTGATG ACCTCCACCCCGGCCGGCTCCTTCTGTGAGAGCAGCCCCTCCGACAGCGCCTCCCGCCCCTCACGCTTCCAGAGAGCGCGCGTgctccacgccctccaggaccaggggggCAGCGAGGAGCCAAACCTGCCCTACAG CATCGATGCGTACCGGTCCACCCGCATCAAGGAGGCGGAGCGCCCTCACGTGCGTCAGGTGATCGTCAGGAAGGAGGACGTCCCTCAGAAGGGGGAGGAGCCTGTGCGCCCGCCTCACATCAACATCAAGCAGAAGATGAAG GTGCTGAGTAATGAGATGAACATGCAGCAGACGGTGATCCACCAGGCCAGCCAGGCGCTGAACTGCTGCACCGACCAGGAGCACGGCAAGGGCTCACAGGTGGAGGCTGAGGCAGAGAGACTGCTGCTCATCGCCA CTGAGAGGAGATCCGCCCTGAAGGCGGAGCTTGACCGTCTGAAAGGGGAGGGCCCCGCGGGTCAGAGGAaaggctccgccccctccagagCCCAGGATGATGACGGAGTCTCCGCCTCCAAGGGCTCGGTCACCCTGCAGGAGCTCCGCCTCCCCCTGAAGGCCGACTTCATCTGCTCCGCTGCCAACAAACCAG AAACGGCCAACTACTACTTCTTCATCATGATCCGGGCCGGAGCGGAGAACACCGTGGCCACGCCGCTCGCCAGCACGAGGAGTGCTCTGAGTGGAGACGCCCTCAGCTTCTCCACCATGTTCAGCCT CCCAGAGGTGTCCAGTGACTTTGAGATCGACGTGGAGGTTTACTGCCTG GTCCAGAAGAGGGAGCTGTGCTCCgacaagaagaagaaggccAACAAATCAAAG ATTCTGTGGCGGCATGTTCATCAGGTCCACGAGGCCTGCTTCTCG GCCATCACTCCTAAACGGCTGCTCACCTCCATCACA aagagCGGTCTGCAGACTCCAG TGATGGCCAGCCCTGGGGGACCCAACGCTGTGCGCACCAGTAACTTCACCCTGCTGGGCTCCCACAAGCTCAGCCTGGCCTCCATCGGCAAGAACAAGTTCCCCCTGGAGAAG atgaATGTTGCAGGATTGGAGATACAGCTTCTCAGTGACATGTTTCAGTACAAG gtaccCTTCCTCTGCCCCCTGGAAGGACACGTGTacctgagactgcagtgtgaggtGGGGTCCTGCATCGAGGACAGGGGCTTCCTG ACGATGTTTGAGGACGTGAGTGGGTTTGGCGCTTGGCACAGGCGCTGGTGTGTGCTCTCCGGGTACTGCATCTCCTACTGGACCTACCCCAACGACGAGAAATGCAAG AACCCCATTGGCCGGATCAACCTGGCCAATTGCACGAGCCGGAAGGTGGAGCCAGCCAATCGGGAGTTCTGTGCCCGCCCAAACACGTTTGAGCTCATCACGGTGCGGCCGCAGAGAGAGGATGACAGGGAGACGCTGGTCAGCCGCTGCAAGAACACCATGTGTGTCACCAA
- the anln gene encoding anillin isoform X2, giving the protein MDPFTEKLLERTRARRENLQKKMADRPTPAGRQTAKRAREPLAETNGPGAGSSAGSSAGSSVGPADCAPPPSKPSPSKRRCSSENDRPVAGAENREPPVAMPIEPLTDKKPPIGPGSLRSASSLERQVVRPAPSVEREPVRPAPSVERQVVRPAPSVEREPVRPAPSVERQVVHPAPSVEREPVCPAPSVERQVIRPAPSVEREPVCPAPEMDRREAGPAPSGMKSRLQRLAEQRHHWDNEAPSDGAQDSPPAPLSPVQAHRQEAVAADPTPVSTETPVGRRGRLANLAAVIGSWDDDLAPAGRHNAQGQPGTVCSSSLSSAVPTAKPSSATQPHAQPRPTHPSTSAASPSLQQVPQSPVKSGRAGLPEPRCAPQVRVGVSSSPQKSFLSSGPAAVHSGSPQKTAPSPAPLSQTRPNNQTPGRQLDPGPQPRSSATSATRPPLSVTPAATATATPLQKGGAATPGVKSFLERFGERCQERSSGKGSPGPADASPAVAPGNRLLQERLRHAPVVTATADLALKQKQEREKELAQIRGRFQKGNVWKSSDRDAAKEQQSVEIKTVQSPVEEEPTAPPVDTRSTASEPSPKEEPQALEREEFPMEKRVEESSDDDEEREVHAAGEVVREIEMNVDGQNSSDVIDQLFEGVLEESKERREEEEEEEEEEDDDEDQDPLNISSMSLLTPLAETVAAVVKSPEIKLMTSTPAGSFCESSPSDSASRPSRFQRARVLHALQDQGGSEEPNLPYSIDAYRSTRIKEAERPHVRQVIVRKEDVPQKGEEPVRPPHINIKQKMKVLSNEMNMQQTVIHQASQALNCCTDQEHGKGSQVEAEAERLLLIATERRSALKAELDRLKGEGPAGQRKGSAPSRAQDDDGVSASKGSVTLQELRLPLKADFICSAANKPETANYYFFIMIRAGAENTVATPLASTRSALSGDALSFSTMFSLPEVSSDFEIDVEVYCLVQKRELCSDKKKKANKSKAITPKRLLTSITKSGLQTPVMASPGGPNAVRTSNFTLLGSHKLSLASIGKNKFPLEKMNVAGLEIQLLSDMFQYKVPFLCPLEGHVYLRLQCEVGSCIEDRGFLTMFEDVSGFGAWHRRWCVLSGYCISYWTYPNDEKCKNPIGRINLANCTSRKVEPANREFCARPNTFELITVRPQREDDRETLVSRCKNTMCVTKNWLSADTKAERNLWMQKLNQILLDLRMWQPDSCYRPL; this is encoded by the exons ATGGATCCATTTACCGAG AAGCTTCTGGAACGCACGCGGGCGCGCAGAGAGAATCTGCAGAAGAAGATGGCGGACCGGCCCACGCCCGCCGGCCGGCAGACGGCCAAGAGGGCCCGAGAGCCGCTGGCCGAGACCAACGGGCCGGGCGCGGGGTCCAGCGCGGGGTCCAGCGCGGGGTCCAGCGTGGGGCCGGCGGACTGCG ccccGCCCCCCAGTAAGCCGTCGCCGTCCAAACGCCGCTGCTCGTCTGAGAACGACCGCCCGGTCGCCGGGGCGGAGAACAGGGAGCCGCCGGTTGCCATGCCGATCGAGCCCCTGACCGACAAGAAGCCCCCGATTGGCCCTGGAAGCCTTCGCTCTGCCTCCTCGCTGGAGCGACAGGTCGTTCGCCCCGCCCCCTCAGTGGAGAGGGAGCCTGTTCGCCCCGCCCCCTCAGTTGAGCGACAGGTCGTTCGCCCCGCCCCCTCAGTGGAGAGGGAGCCTGTTCGCCCCGCCCCCTCAGTTGAGCGACAGGTCGTTCACCCCGCCCCCTCAGTGGAGAGGGAGCCTGTTTGCCCCGCCCCCTCAGTTGAGCGACAGGTCATTCGCCCAGCCCCCTCAGTGGAGAGGGAGCCTGTTTGCCCCGCCCCTGAGATGGATCGAAGAGAAGCTGGCCCCGCCCCTTCTGGGATGAAGTCCCGCCTGCAGAGACTGGCTGAGCAGCGACACCACTGGGACAATGAAG CTCCCTCTGACGGTGCCCAGGacagcccccctgcccccctctccccagtgcaggcacacagacaggaagcggTCGCAGCTGACCCCACCCCCGTCTCCACGGAGACGCCCGTGGGGAGGCGGGGCCGGCTGGCCAACCTCGCGGCCGTGATTGGCTCCTGGGACGACGACCTCGCCCCCGCGGGCAGACACAATGCACAAGGGCAGCCTGGTACCGtctgctcttcctctctgagCTCCGCCGTGCCGACCGCCAAACCCAGCTCCGCCACCCAGCCCCACGCCCAGCCCCGACCCACACACCCCAGCACCAGCGCCGCCAGCCCCTCCCTGCAGCAG GTACCCCAGTCCCCTGTGAAGTCGGGCAGGGCGGGGCTGCCTGAGCCCAGGTGTGCCCCCCAGGTGAGGGTGGGCGTGTCCTCCAGCCCCCAGAAGAGCTTCCTGTCCAGCGGCCCtgctgcagtgcattctgggagcccCCAGAAAACCGCTCCCTCTCCAGCACCTTTGTCCCAGACTCGCCCAAATAACCAGACCCCTGGCCGCCAGCTCGACCCGGGACCCCAACCCCGCTCCAGCGCCACCAGCGCCACCAGACCGCCGCTGTCCGTCACGCCTGCTGCCACGGCGACGGCCACACCCCTGCAAAAAGGAGGCGCAGCAACCCCCG GTGTGAAGTCCTTCCTGGAGCGTTTCGGGGAGCGGTGTCAGGAGCGTTCCTCCGGCAAGGGCTCCCCTGGCCCGGCCGACGCCTCGCCTGCCGTCGCCCCCGGCAACCGCCTGCTGCAGGAGCGCCTGCGCCACGCCCCCGTCGTCACGGCGACCGCCGACCTCGCCCTCAAGCAGAAACAG GAGCGGGAGAAAGAACTCGCCCAAATCCGCGGCCGCTTCCAGAAGGGCAACGTGTGGAAGAGCAGCGACCGAGACGCCGCTAAG GAGCAGCAGTCCGTGGAGATCAAAACCGTACAGTCGCCGGTTGAGGAGGAACCCACAGCGCCACCTGTGGACACTAGGAGCACTGCTTCTGAACCCAGCCCCAAAG aagaACCTCAGGCTTTGGAGAGAGAAGAGTTTCCAATGGAGAAGAGGGTTGAAGAGTctagtgatgatgatgaggagagagaggtgcatgctg CGGGCGAGGTTGTGCGCGAGATCGAGATGAACGTGGACGGGCAGAACAGCTCGGACGTCATCGACCAGCTGTTCGAGGGAGTCCTGGAGGAGAGCAAGGAacggagggaggaggaggaggaggaggaggaggaggaggatgatgatgaagatcaaGATCCCCTGAACATCTCCTCCATGTCCCTCCTGACTCCGCTGGCTGAGACGGTCGCTGCTGTGGTGAAGAGCCCCGAGATCAAGCTGATG ACCTCCACCCCGGCCGGCTCCTTCTGTGAGAGCAGCCCCTCCGACAGCGCCTCCCGCCCCTCACGCTTCCAGAGAGCGCGCGTgctccacgccctccaggaccaggggggCAGCGAGGAGCCAAACCTGCCCTACAG CATCGATGCGTACCGGTCCACCCGCATCAAGGAGGCGGAGCGCCCTCACGTGCGTCAGGTGATCGTCAGGAAGGAGGACGTCCCTCAGAAGGGGGAGGAGCCTGTGCGCCCGCCTCACATCAACATCAAGCAGAAGATGAAG GTGCTGAGTAATGAGATGAACATGCAGCAGACGGTGATCCACCAGGCCAGCCAGGCGCTGAACTGCTGCACCGACCAGGAGCACGGCAAGGGCTCACAGGTGGAGGCTGAGGCAGAGAGACTGCTGCTCATCGCCA CTGAGAGGAGATCCGCCCTGAAGGCGGAGCTTGACCGTCTGAAAGGGGAGGGCCCCGCGGGTCAGAGGAaaggctccgccccctccagagCCCAGGATGATGACGGAGTCTCCGCCTCCAAGGGCTCGGTCACCCTGCAGGAGCTCCGCCTCCCCCTGAAGGCCGACTTCATCTGCTCCGCTGCCAACAAACCAG AAACGGCCAACTACTACTTCTTCATCATGATCCGGGCCGGAGCGGAGAACACCGTGGCCACGCCGCTCGCCAGCACGAGGAGTGCTCTGAGTGGAGACGCCCTCAGCTTCTCCACCATGTTCAGCCT CCCAGAGGTGTCCAGTGACTTTGAGATCGACGTGGAGGTTTACTGCCTG GTCCAGAAGAGGGAGCTGTGCTCCgacaagaagaagaaggccAACAAATCAAAG GCCATCACTCCTAAACGGCTGCTCACCTCCATCACA aagagCGGTCTGCAGACTCCAG TGATGGCCAGCCCTGGGGGACCCAACGCTGTGCGCACCAGTAACTTCACCCTGCTGGGCTCCCACAAGCTCAGCCTGGCCTCCATCGGCAAGAACAAGTTCCCCCTGGAGAAG atgaATGTTGCAGGATTGGAGATACAGCTTCTCAGTGACATGTTTCAGTACAAG gtaccCTTCCTCTGCCCCCTGGAAGGACACGTGTacctgagactgcagtgtgaggtGGGGTCCTGCATCGAGGACAGGGGCTTCCTG ACGATGTTTGAGGACGTGAGTGGGTTTGGCGCTTGGCACAGGCGCTGGTGTGTGCTCTCCGGGTACTGCATCTCCTACTGGACCTACCCCAACGACGAGAAATGCAAG AACCCCATTGGCCGGATCAACCTGGCCAATTGCACGAGCCGGAAGGTGGAGCCAGCCAATCGGGAGTTCTGTGCCCGCCCAAACACGTTTGAGCTCATCACGGTGCGGCCGCAGAGAGAGGATGACAGGGAGACGCTGGTCAGCCGCTGCAAGAACACCATGTGTGTCACCAA